From one Anabas testudineus chromosome 18, fAnaTes1.2, whole genome shotgun sequence genomic stretch:
- the LOC113168680 gene encoding uncharacterized protein LOC113168680 — MDVFLKRDIKIPNAVLVEGISVKDSNDEVFNFLDQYGKVNKFELISEPESEFDKTLVVEFCSGTALEALRPELPYTLVTDDHAFVFSDLPTVCTTHVARSKTTSYLSDLQDLAKLTGMDYGNVLTAMMTQIGLSIAALRPAPEVKEQSPDSEAIALPLVSNPSPVPPSVARVPGSVTAVPSPRHEPRQPVGLATQPPRLSTPSLDLHPPEVQRYVVEHIVKNEDTTTHHQRLRVFSGRVPRPNHEADFETWRTGVDLLLKDPAVSDLQRSRRIMDSLLPPAADIIKHLSPDTMPAVYLETLDSAYATVQDGDELFAKFMDTFQNVGETPSAYLQCLQVTLNSAVKRGGAAEADTNRHLLNQFCRGCWDDNLIIELQLKQKKAQPPTFAELLLLLRTEEDREAAKALRMKQHLGSTKQKVSTHAQFVHTDSEKGAVAALTNITQQLAQQLADVQRQLALLTAHQSPTSLPKTQTFVKRSSKMEKQSSYRATSQPKPGYCFRCGEDGHIRPQCENKPNPTLVERQKRQYAQKQQNTQRSHQLPKGLIGSKCSAMVTISGSRCNCLLDTGSQVTTVPVSFYNKNLADRPVKPLDMLLEVEGAAGQSVPYLGYVETTITFPKDFLGSDFEVQTLALVVPDVHPDSPSPVLIGMNTFQVLYAQYISSEFNTFQPCAHGYQAVLKLLELWYQKSQVGRTGVVQLNNCMLTLVNAGHTAVLEGFAKIDTPSAVTWALIEHPSSPLPGGLCVQSCLITLPCHSPYKIPVIIKNDSEQDALIPPLSVIADICETPTILSQQVVAPTADRKMTTEFNFADSPIPPEWKERITAKLNNLSDVFSQHDLDFGCTNKVQHHIKLHDETPFKHCTRPIHPQDLEAVRKHLRDLLEAGVIRESESPFSSPIVVVRKKNSDVRLYIDCRKLSLQTVKDAYDLPNLEESFSALTGSKWFSVLDLKSGYYQTEMNEEDKAKTAFVTPLGFWEWNRMPQGVTNAPSTFQRLMEKCMGDLHLNEVLVFIDDLIIFSASLEEHEKRLLRVLHRLREFGLKLSPEKCKFFQTSVRYLGHVVSEKGVETDPEKISTLKSWPVPRNLKELRSFLGFAGYYRRFIKDYATIVKPLNLLTRGYAPVRRSTTMKAPAGKYLEAKQPFGERWTSDCQTAFEMAIDKLTSAPVLGFANPKLPYILHTDASTTGLGAVLYQEQEDKLQVIAYASRGLSQSESRYPAHKLEFLALKWSLQPCAGRYNFDADALSRRSQGEVPEEDHLCKEYELVQHLTKQLCKPGDADEISTDVVDAICQSCLVRAHLQSDPPHSDITLVESLTASIKAIPDSYHDEEFHGLPVIPSLSRADLKAEQQADPAIREVIHQLETGEKVPPTARKELTELPLLLREWNRLELEDGVLYRRRQEDDHLTLQLVLPPNLRPTVLRALHHDMGHMGIERTLDLVRQRFFWPKMAVDVNQTIKTCGRCVRRKALAEKAAPLVNIRTYRPLELVCMDFLSLEPDSANTKDILVLTDHFTKFAVAIPTPNQKAKTVAKCLWNDFMVHYGIPERLHSDQGPDFESKVIKELCEVTEIKKTRTTPYHPRGNPVERFIRTLLSMLGTLESKQKAKWREHVKPLVHAYNCTKNEVTGFTPYELLFGRSPRLPVDLAFGLPVQEPSSISHSEYVRDLRSRLEESYKLATRNALKSAEKNKSRFDRRVTPCSLEVGDRVLVRNVRLRGKHKLEDKWEQEVYVVTKRAGDLPVYTVKPETRDGPTRTLHRDLLLPCGFLPADRVEDLPIATPAVRPKTRSQTQNHPELTGLEEEDADAAFLEASVQPPVAFAVVGSSRPEPLPVSSDTREFILSSPSSTDSDPLPPVSITAPVPVIPPDHRLLEVQGSVSLSEGGDPSTSGNESEEIFEELGMEENPGAYLPEAVELSMDGEVLANVSENLPDADLSVQPETEDLEPDQSESSVGAANPGSVDMPAGPVEAEAALRHSTRHCQAPSRVLYSVLRNPFISVVQAVFKGLSDTYTKVLSHAPAVDLVSRSQPEPVVLHATGTCMN; from the exons ATGGATGTCTTTCTGAAGCGCGACATCAAAATCCCAAATGCTGTTTTAGTCGAGGGCATATCAGTAAAGGACAGTAATGACGAAGTCTTTAACTTCTTAGACCAGTATGGTAAGGTTAACaaatttgaattaatttcagaACCTGAGTCCGAATTCGACAAAACACTGGTGGTCGAATTTTGCTCAGGTACTGCTTTAGAAGCATTGCGTCCCGAGTTACCATACACCTTGGTAACTGATGATCATGCTTTTGTCTTTTCGGATTTGCCTACTGTGTGCACCACGCATGTTGCCAGGAGTAAAACCACGTCCTACTTGTCTGATTTGCAGGACCTAGCTAAGCTGACTGGTATGGATTATGGGAATGTATTGACAGCAATGATGACTCAGATTGGTCTTTCCATTGCTGCACTTAGGCCTGCTCCAGAGGTGAAGGAGCAATCTCCAGACTCTGAAGCTATTGCTCTGCCGTTGGTGAGCAACCCATCACCTGTCCCACCGTCAGTCGCCAGAGTGCCAGGTTCAGTCACTGCAGTGCCCAGTCCGCGACATGAACCACGCCAACCAGTGGGTCTCGCAACACAACCTCCTCGACTTTCCACCCCCAGTCTGGATCTTCATCCCCCTGAGGTCCAGCGCTATGTCGTGGAGCACATTGTGAAGAATGAGGACACCACAACACACCACCAACGACTCCGAGTGTTTTCAGGACGTGTGCCTAGACCCAATCATGAGGCTGATTTTGAAACCTGgaggactggagtggatttgTTATTGAAGGATCCAGCTGTGTCTGACCTACAACGCTCAAGACGAATAATGGACAGTCTCTTACCTCCAGCAGCTGATATTATCAAGCACCTGAGTCCTGATACCATGCCTGCTGTGTATTTGGAGACACTGGATTCCGCCTATGCCACAGTCCAAGATGGTGATGAGCTATTTGCGAAGTTCATGGACACCTTCCAGAATGTTGGAGAAACACCATCAGCTTATCTTCAATGCCTCCAAGTCACACTGAACTCTGCAGTGAAAAGGGGTGGAGCTGCAGAAGCTGACACCAATCGCCATCTGCTGAACCAGTTCTGTCGGGGATGCTGGGATGACAATTTAATCATAGAGCTCCAGCTGAAACAGAAGAAGGCGCAGCCACCCACCTTTGCTGAACTGCTCCTCCTTCTGCGCACCGAAGAGGACCGGGAAGCTGCAAAAGCCTTGCGCATGAAACAGCACCTCGGGTCCACAAAGCAGAAGGTTTCCACCCATGCGCAGTTTGTTCATACAGACAGTGAGAAGGGAGCTGTGGCTGCACTGACCAACATCACGCAGCAATTGGCACAACAGTTAGCTGATGTTCAGCGACAGTTGGCATTGTTGACTGCTCATCAGTCACCCACTTCTCTCCCAAAGACCCAGACTTTTGTCAAGCGATCCAGCAAGATGGAAAAGCAATCATCCTACAGAGCCACATCTCAGCCTAAGCCAGGCTATTGTTTTCGATGTGGGGAAGATGGTCACATAAGACCACAGTGTGAAAACAAGCCAAATCCAACACTGgtagaaagacagaagaggcaGTATGCTCAGAAGCAGCAGAACACTCAACGCTCACATCA ACTCCCAAAGGGGCTCATCGGCTCAAAGTGTTCTGCTATGGTGACCATTTCCGGCTCCCGCTGCAATTGTCTACTGGACACAGGCTCACAGGTGACAACAGTTCCAGTTTCGTTCTATAACAAGAATCTTGCTGATCGACCTGTGAAGCCATTGGATATGCTGTTGGAAGTGGAAGGTGCCGCAGGACAATCTGTGCCTTATTTGGGTTATGTTGAAACAACCATCACCTTTCCTAAAGACTTTTTAGGGTCTGACTTTGAGGTCCAAACGCTGGCTCTCGTGGTTCCAGATGTCCATCCAGACAGCCCGTCACCTGTGCTCATTGGCATGAACACCTTCCAGGTACTGTATGCCCAATACATCAGCAGTGAATTCAACACCTTTCAGCCCTGTGCTCATGGCTATCAAGCAGTGCTGAAACTTCTTGAGTTATGGTACCAGAAGAGCCAGGTGGGAAGGACAGGAGTGGTACAACTGAACAACTGTATGCTAACCCTTGTTAATGCAGGTCACACCGCTGTGTTGGAGGGCTTTGCCAAGATCGACACCCCGTCTGCAGTCACGTGGGCTCTCATCGAGCATCCATCCTCACCTCTGCCTGGGgggctgtgtgtgcagagttgCCTAATCACTCTTCCATGTCATTCCCCATATAAGATCCCTGTCATCATCAAGAATGATTCTGAACAAGATGCTTTGATTCCACCTTTGTCTGTTATTGCTGACATCTGTGAGACGCCCACGATCTTGTCACAGCAAGTCGTTGCCCCTACTGCCGACAGGAAAATGACAACAGAGTTTAACTTTGCTGACTCACCCATTCCACCTGAATGGAAAGAGCGTATTACAGCCAAGTTGAACAACCTGTCGGACGTTTTTTCCCAACACGACCTGGACTTTGGCTGCACAAATAAGGTCCAACATCACATCAAGCTCCATGATGAGACCCCCTTCAAGCACTGCACACGTCCAATCCATCCACAAGATCTTGAAGCAGTGCGGAAACATCTACGGGATCTGCTTGAAGCTGGAGTCATTAGAGAGTCGGAGTCACCCTTTTCATCTCCAATTGTGGTGGTCCGTAAGAAGAACAGCGATGTTAGGCTGTACATTGACTGCAGAAAACTAAGCCTACAGACAGTTAAGGATGCTTATGATCTCCCAAACCTGGAGGaatccttttcagctttaaCTGGATCCAAATGGTTTAGTGTATTAGACCTGAAGTCAGGGTACTACCAAACAGAGATGAATGAGGAAGACAAAGCGAAGACTGCATTCGTCACCCCACTGGGATTCTGGGAATGGAATCGGATGCCTCAGGGAGTAACAAACGCCCCAAGCACCTTTCAGAGGTTAATGGAGAAGTGTATGGGAGATTTGCATCTTAACGAAGTTCTTGTGTTCATCGACGACCTCATCATCTTCTCCGCCTCTCTTGAGGAACATGAGAAAAGATTGTTGCGAGTACTTCACCGATTAAGAGAGTTTGGTTTGAAATTGTCCCCCGAGAAATGCAAGTTTTTCCAGACCAGCGTGCGATACTTGGGCCATGTTGTGTCTGAAAAAGGTGTGGAAACGGATCCAGAGAAGATCTCCACATTAAAATCCTGGCCAGTACCCCGAAACCTCAAGGAGCTGAGATCTTTCCTGGGATTCGCTGGTTACTACAGACGTTTCATCAAGGACTATGCCACCATCGTTAAACCTTTGAATCTCCTTACTCGAGGCTATGCACCAGTTCGTCGGTCCACCACGATGAAGGCTCCTGCAGGGAAGTACTTGGAAGCGAAGCAGCCTTTCGGTGAGAGATGGACCTCAGACTGCCAAACTGCCTTTGAAATGGCTATTGACAAGCTGACCTCTGCTCCTGTGCTTGGTTTTGCTAATCCTAAATTGCCCTACATTTTGCATACAGACGCAAGCACCACAGGATTAGGTGCTGTCCTGTACCAGGAACAGGAGGATAAGCTTCAAGTTATCGCTTATGCCAGCCGCGGCCTGTCCCAAAGCGAGTCGAGATACCCGGCTCACAAGCTTGAGTTCTTGGCCTTGAAATGGAGT CTGCAGCCCTGTGCTGGCCGGTACAACTTCGACGCTGATGCCTTATCAAGGCGATCGCAGGGAGAAGTGCCTGAAGAGGATCATCTTTGTAAGGAGTATGAGCTGGTTCAACACCTGACCAAGCAACTGTGCAAGCCTGGCGATGCAGACGAGATCTCTACCGATGTCGTGGACGCCATCTGCCAGAGCTGCCTGGTGAGAGCACATCTCCAATCCGACCCTCCACACTCTGACATTACCCTGGTTGAGTCCTTAACAGCCAGTATCAAAGCCATTCCAGACAGTTACCATGACGAAGAATTCCATGGCCTTCCGGTCATCCCATCTCTGTCCCGTGCTGATTTAAAGGCAGAACAACAAGCTGACCCTGCTATCCGTGAGGTCATCCATCAGCTTGAGACTGGTGAAAAGGTTCCTCCTACAGCTCGAAAGGAGCTAACAGAGCTGCCTTTGCTGTTGCGAGAGTGGAACCGGCTGGAGTTAGAGGACGGCGTGTTGTACAGAAGGAGGCAGGAGGATGACCATCTCACTCTCCAATTAGTTCTTCCTCCCAATCTACGCCCAACAGTCCTGAGAGCCCTTCATCATGACATGGGGCATATGGGCATAGAGCGCACTCTCGACCTTGTGCGCCAGCGATTCTTCTGGCCAAAGATGGCTGTAGATGTGAACCAAACCATTAAAACTTGTGGCCGGTGTGTCAGACGTAAGGCCCTGGCAGAGAAGGCCGCTCCATTGGTCAACATTCGAACTTATCGTCCACTTGAACTTGTGTGTATGGACTTTTTGTCACTGGAACCTgacagtgcaaacacaaaagACATCCTTGTTCTTACTGATCACTTCACCAAGTTTGCAGTTGCCATACCCACTCCCAATCAGAAAGCCAAGACTGTTGCTAAGTGTCTCTGGAATGACTTTATGGTCCACTATGGCATTCCAGAGCGCTTGCACTCAGACCAGGGGCCAGACTTCGAGTCAAAAGTGATCAAGGAACTCTGCGAGGTAACCGAAATCAAGAAGACTCGAACTACTCCCTATCATCCACGGGGAAATCCAGTTGAGCGCTTCATTCGGACCCTCCTGAGCATGCTGGGAACTCTGGAATCTAAGCAAAAGGCTAAATGGCGAGAGCACGTGAAACCCCTTGTACACGCTTACAACTGTACAAAGAATGAGGTCACAGGGTTCACTCCTTACGAACTCCTTTTTGGTCGATCGCCAAGGCTTCCAGTTGATTTAGCTTTTGGCTTACCAGTTCAAGAACCTTCCTCTATTTCCCACTCGGAGTATGTCCGGGACCTCCGATCTCGCCTTGAGGAGAGCTATAAGCTGGCTACAAGGAATGCACTCAAGTCGGCTGAGAAAAACAAGAGCCGCTTTGACAGGAGAGTAACACCCTGCAGTCTGGAGGTTGGGGACCGCGTACTCGTCCGCAACGTTAGACTTCGTGGGAAACACAAGCTGGAGGATAAATGGGAGCAAGAGGTGTATGTTGTCACCAAGCGTGCAGGCGACCTCCCTGTCTACACTGTGAAACCCGAGACTAGGGATGGACCAACCCGCACACTCCATAGAGACTTGCTTCTGCCCTGTGGGTTCCTTCCAGCAGATCGAGTTGAAGACCTTCCAATAGCTACTCCTGCTGTCAGGCCAAAGACACGAAGCCAGACACAAAACCACCCCGAACTCACTGgtctggaggaagaggatgCTGATGCAGCCTTCCTAGAAGCTTCTGTCCAGCCACCAGTCGCGTTCGCTGTGGTAGGATCCAGTCGACCTGAGCCATTACCAGTGTCTAGTGATACTAGGGAGTTCATCCTATCATCTCCAAGTAGCACAGACTCCGATCCATTGCCACCTGTTTCAATAACAGCTCCTGTACCTGTGATACCACCTGACCATCGCTTGCTTGAGGTCCAAGGATCTGTGTCTCTGTCCGAGGGAGGTGATCCGTCCACGTCTGGCAATGAGTCCGAGGAAATCTTCGAAGAGCTTGGGATGGAAGAAAATCCTGGAGCTTACTTACCTGAAGCTGTGGAACTGTCTATGGATGGAGAAGTTCTCGCCAATGTGTCTGAGAACTTACCTGATGCCGATTTGTCTGTGCAGCCTGAGACTGAAGATCTGGAGCCTGACCAATCTGAGTCATCAGTAGGTGCTGCAAATCCTGGTTCTGTTGACATGCCTGCTGGTCCAGTAGAGGCTGAGGCAGCCCTCAGACACTCTACTCGGCATTGTCAAGCACCAAGCCGAGTGCTATATTCTGTATTGCGTAACCCATTCATTTCGGTTGTCCAGGCTGTGTTTAAAGGCCTATCTGATACCTACACGAAGGTTCTCAGTCATGCCCCTGCAGTGGACCTTGTCTCCCGCAGTCAACCCGAACCTGTAGTTCTGCATGCAACAGGGACGTGCATGAACTAA
- the LOC117153109 gene encoding Fc receptor-like protein 5, with protein MYELQETARLTVSPNKSQFFKREFVSLSCEEDDSSAGWTLRRNTTKQHMTQCGVDWGETNGSSCNISYILPWDSGVYWCESREGSTSSIINITVSGGSVILQSPVLPVMEGHDVTLHCQTKSPPSKLPADFYKDGSLIRTEPTGHMTIHHVTKSDEGLYKCHISSHGESPP; from the exons ATGTATGAACTACAGGAAACAG ctcgtctgactgtgagtcccaacAAATCTCAGTTCTTTAAAAGGGagtttgtgtctctgagctgtgaggaggacgacagctctgctggatggacactgaggaggaacacaaccaaacaacaCATGACTCAGTGTGGAGTTGATTGGGGAGAAACAAATGGTTCTTCCTGTAACATCAGCTACATCCTCCCatgggacagtggagtttactggtgtgagtccagagagggatcaaccagtagcatcatcaacatcactgtctctg gtggatcagtgatcctgcagagtcctgtcctccctgtgatggagggacatgatgtcactctgcactgtcaaacaaagagccctccctccaagctcccagctgatttctataaagatggctccctcatcaggactgagcctacaggtcacatgaccatccaccatgttaccaagtctgatgaaggcctctacaagtgtcacatcagcagtcatggagagtctccaccc
- the LOC117153110 gene encoding Fc receptor-like B encodes MYMREFVSLSCEEDDSSAGWTLRRNTTREQMTQCGDGWGEGNGSSCNISYIFPQDSGVYWCESREGSTSSIINITVSGGSVILQSPVLPVMEGHDVTLHCQTKSPPSKLPADFYKDGSLIRTEPTGHMTIHHVTKSDEGLYKCHISSHGESPP; translated from the exons ATGTACATGa gagagtttgtgtctctgagctgtgaggaggacgacagctctgctggatggacactgaggaggaacacaaccagagAACAGATGACTCAGTGTGGAGATGGTTGGGGAGAAGGAAATGGTTCTTCCTGTAACATCAGCTACATCTTCCCACaggacagtggagtttactggtgtgagtccagagagggatcaaccagtagcatcatcaacatcactgtctctg gtggatcagtgatcctgcagagtcctgtcctccctgtgatggagggacatgatgtcactctgcactgtcaaacaaagagccctccctccaagctcccagctgatttctataaagatggctccctcatcaggactgagcctacaggtcacatgaccatccaccatgttaccaagtctgatgaaggcctctacaagtgtcacatcagcagtcatggagagtctccaccc